The Stigmatella aurantiaca DW4/3-1 genome contains the following window.
TGCGTGTCCTTGAAGACATAGCGTTGTCGGGCGCGGAACTTCGTCTGCTGGGCTGAACCGGTCGCGAGGAGTGCGGCGAGGGCATGATCCGGCGAGTTGGCCTCTTGCGCGTAACGCTCGCTCTCTTCCCGGTAGCGCCGCTCCCGCCCAAGCGCGTTCTCCAAGTCCGCCCGGAGCCACTTCACGGTCTCCGGGACCCAAAAGAAGTTCACCTGATGATCCATGGTGTCCTTGTCCGCCGTGACGGTGATGGGAACCTGCGTCCCGTCACCAACGTCACCACGAGTGGCAGGCGGTCCTCTGGAGTCAGATCGAGGATCGGTACCAGCACCACCACCTTACCGGCCACCGCGAGCGGCTCGAAGCGACCCTCCCAGCCCTCCATCTTCGTGCCTGCCGGGTCAACCTCCTTCTCGAAGTGCAGAACGGTGGCGACTTCCCCCGCGACGTACACGAGGCGAGCAAGCCGGTCGGGCCGCCACGGCAAGAGGACATTCCGGATCTGGGGCTCGCGGTCCTTGGCACTGGCAACCGAGGCCACGAGCACGGCAAGCAAAACGAGCCGGGAAGGCAGGAAGTCGAGCGTAGCCCACCTAACCTAGCAGGATGGGAGGCAGGGGGACAACGTTCGGGGCTGTCGTTCGGCGTCTCTGGCCGCTCTATCGTGGAATCCATGAAATTGCCGAATCGAGCCCTTATCCTCTGGATGCCGGTCATGCTCGCGGCCCTCATGGGAGGCTGTTCCACGGGAGCCCGCGTCACTACCGTTCGTGCTCTCGCGCCGCTCCCCGGGGCTGACCCGAACATGCTCGCCACGACCGACCCCAACCCGCCTACCGCCGTGTCCCAGGCTGCTGGGAGTTGCTGGAACACCATCAGTTGCTGTGTCCAGAATCACCCCCTGACTCCGGTGCAGAGTTGCGGCGCTGACCCCTCCGAAGCGGCGAAGATCCTCGAAGCGCTCGGGCAGCTCGAAGCCGCCGCACGGGTCTTGGAAGCGGCGGGGCGGCTCCCGAAGTGGAAACGGAAGTGCATGGACAAGTACAACGAGTGCATGATGAAAGGCTGGGTCGGAACGTGGAACTGTGTTGACTGTCTCCGGTACTGTGAAGGCCAGCAGGGGGTCTGGCCGGACAATCGCTGCTTCCCTCCTGAGGATCAGAACTAGGGGCAACCATGACCGCTGAGCTTGACTGGGAACCCATTCGCGCACTCGGGCAGCGGGTCATTGAGCGCGGTGAACCGCTCGAACTCTCGGACGAGGTACGCGCTCTCTTGCAGCGTTCCGCAGAAGAGGTAGCGCTCTCTCCAGAGGACACGGCGAACGCTCTCCGCAGTGTCCCCACGGCCACCACGCTGCTGGAAGAGATCACGCGCCGCATCCGTGAGGGCTCGGACCGTTTCTGGAACGCCGAACTCAGGGCATCTGACCTCCAAGATGCAGGCGACCTGGACGGCGCAGGCAGGCTGATGGAAGAGGTGCTCGCGGTTGAGGTCGTTCCGCACTACCGGAGGATAGCCGAGTCCCAGCTTCGCAAGGTGACCCGGCTCAAGTCGGTTGCGGCGAGCGGACAGGCAGATCCGAAGCTCTCGGTCCGTGAACAGATCCCAGTCCTTCTGCACCGCGTCCAGCGAGGGCATCCGCTCGAACTCAACGAGGGGATGCGCGCCTTCCTGCGACGGGCCGCCGCTGACGTGGGCATGAGCGAGGCC
Protein-coding sequences here:
- a CDS encoding DUSAM domain-containing protein, with translation MTAELDWEPIRALGQRVIERGEPLELSDEVRALLQRSAEEVALSPEDTANALRSVPTATTLLEEITRRIREGSDRFWNAELRASDLQDAGDLDGAGRLMEEVLAVEVVPHYRRIAESQLRKVTRLKSVAASGQADPKLSVREQIPVLLHRVQRGHPLELNEGMRAFLRRAAADVGMSEAETEPALATPESAGALLGQIMGRYRDASDRLKSAMYRMTELQDAGDLEGARQQIRAWLAVEVVPRYRRAAEENLAGLDEPPPAP